The sequence below is a genomic window from Hydractinia symbiolongicarpus strain clone_291-10 chromosome 10, HSymV2.1, whole genome shotgun sequence.
atataataaaacatttaacCAAAAGACCTTCTCTGCTATGtgtttttctaaattattgCAATTACGTACGCAGTTTAGAAAAACAAGCAATGTGGGAACTAAGTGTTAGCGCTAACGTGATGAATAAAGATTTCAATCGATATGTGGCATTGTGAACTCAACTGGCGCCAAATAAATTTTGTTGCATGAACGCAAGTTAATGTTACAGACAGAAAAAAACCCAGCCAGCCATTAGATGAAGTTAGATGTGCTTAACCTTTCATAAATCAGCATTTAAAACGTACTGAAAACGTTAAAACTACTTCAAGACCACTTTTAATGTCGCTCTGCTCAAAAACAAGGAATTGTAACCATGTAATCGCCGAAGGATCCATTTGCTCTGCATCCTGGAGAGCATACTATATCTCAAAattcatctatattataataccctcaTACGCCTGTCTggctgtcacgcaaaatggtaactgcaGTAACGAtacacacgaaatgcggtaaataaaggacgggcgaacccgcaGATTTATCCACGATCCACCGACTAGTGACTGAGTTgatgaaaaaaatgaataatgGGATTTACTCACCCACGCTGAACCAACTCGATTCCCTCTGTTGTTTTGTTAACATTGTAAAGTAGCATGAATTGGTACATTCGTTGATGAACTTCATCATCTGAATTTTTGAAGTATGATTCAATGCTAGTGTGGGCTACTGTGGCGTACTCAAATTCTGATGAAGGGTGGCGTATCTAAATGAAAAACAATCTCTTGATCAATAAATCAAGGCATTTATATCTATGTAAAAAGATACGTTAATAGAAACCAGAAACGTGCTGGAGTGATCATAATATTTGATAGGCTTTTAGAGATTGAATCAAAACAAACCTAGCTGTAATGAACAAGAATGATGGCGAACAAagttttgctttattttaaaaacaatgtttcttgaaaTATGTGCATAACTTCAAGCGTTGTTTTTCAGTCCCGAAATAAGATAAAACTTGAGAGGCATGTGTGCAATTAGAATGTGATGCCACGATTATTGTTACACATAAAGACGAAAGGTAAGAtgctgtaaaattgataaacaaaaaTTAGGTGAACGATTCTCTGCAAAATTCAAAAATCTTAACAAAGCCAGAGAAAGTTGGCACACGTAATAATCCAAAGTTAATCTCTTTTTGAAAAGTAAAATGTTGCTACGAGCATTTCCAAACAGACATCAGATGcattaataaaacttttttcaaaacatttcttTGTTTAGTGTTTCCCGCAAAAGTCTAAGAGATTGAACTTTATGTCTGTGAAATTAAATCGCAAATTCTGAAAGTCAGCGTCTGCTAAAATATACCCCATTGATATTTTTCGTATTTTGCGACATAAGTATTTGCGTTTAACCCCCTTTTTTATTATGCTACATAGATATTTGCGATACTGATATTTTGATACttttaatttgtcatttttGACTTATTTGCAATCATTTATTGGTAAAGCATTCGTTCATAGAATTAGCCACgctaagttaaaaaatattaaaagttctaaatttctgaaaagtcagattggtgaaaaaaattctatCGTATGTACCAAATGGATCGTAACTTACTCTGTCATCTTTGAATCCAAAGAAAGGATTTTTACTTTCTTGCGAAACCTTTGATGCAGTCAATACAGCTGTATATGTTGTCATGATAATAACCATACCAAAAGCAAACGCAACAGCGGTCACACGTGCACCAGGCCTACGAGGATTTTTTCCACCTAAGTCTCTCTGGAATGTTAGTCCAGAAAAATACGAAAATCCTTCTCTCCATGGATAATCTGGGTGTACACTTTTATCAGTAATTCGTTTTAGTACTAAATGTTGATTCTCAAGAATGTATATTAAGACAGTACCAATAATAAATGTACATAAAATCCAGATCCGCAAATCGTGTGACAATGGAGAGAGAAATTCCCAGTTTATAAAGGCTAATTTGTTATTCAAAGTTGAAATCATAACAACTAAATCCACTCTCATGTATGGCTCACAAAAATCGACAACTTCAGAACGATCAGCTGTTGGAGTAAGTGCAGCCACGGCTATGTCGGCTTTTTCTAAAAGTACATCTTGCACAAGACCGTTCCATTTTCCAGTGGATTTATCTTTGCCTCCATAGTAACCATCTTCAACAATGTAAACGTCAGGAATAAATTGCAAATCATTTGATACAATGGTAAGTAAGTCCATAAGAAATCCGATACAACATGTGGGTTCCCATTTGTCTGGATCCGATTCCGATAAACCTAAGACAGATCTCTTACACAAAACGCCGTGGTCACATGTCTTACCATTAAATAAATGATTGGCGTGTATAGTGAAAGGTGAATCCATAATAGTAACCACTTTTAACCTTATCGACTTAGATGGAGTTTTTATCATACGAACTAATAAACTTGCTTCAGCATACATTTTTAATTCGTGGTTGTTTGACCACGAAAATACTTTAGTCCATGTAAGAAGAGGCATCAATGTTATGTTTCTCGCGAATATATCGATTTTGTGTTGTTCGTTAATACAATTTATTTGGTATAGATTTCTTTTCAATTTCCTGGTTAACGCTGTTTCTGTCGAGCTGGAAAGAATAAATCTCGCAAAATATACAAAACAAAAGAAGTGCAacatgttttgttgttttttggttTGCTCCTAATTCTGCTGGAAAAGTTAATAATGACTAATTTGACTTATTAAAGCTTAAATCTATCATTTTAAAGCACTTTTTAATATAAGAATAGGAGAGTAATATTTTGAAGATTAACTCACTCAATTTTAAGTTTGCAACTAGTTCTGACGAGGCTAGGATGTAACTAACTTACCTATTATTGATCGTGTTTGTAACATTGTTCTCATTAATAAATGACGCAATCGCTTCGACGGTCTCCTCCAGTATGTCACTCTGCCACGAGGCGTGTTTTGATTGATGGAAATCAATTATTTGCCAAGGTATATTATCTTTACCCAGTTTTAAGTAATGGCTGTATTCAACCGTTAACCAAACTGTGTCGTAACTCGTCATTCCATAATTTTCAGCCATTTCAAATATCAAATCACTGGCTACTTTATCAACTAGCAGTATCACGACGGATACTTCGCGAGATTTCAAATCATAAAACATTCTCCTAAGCTTTACAGGATTGTGGATTTCCTGTGTTTCGTAGTGCGTGATATTTTGTATACCATGTCTACCATTATGGTTGTTAAATGACTTTAATATTTCGTTGGCCGTAATGTTTTGGCAGATGTTTGCGGATGAAATTAGAGCAGCTTGTTTCGTATGAAAGAGCTTCGTTAGTTGTATAATAGCTTTCGCGTAATTACGGTTGCAAACAATGACGTCATCTGATACAAAATCATCCTAAACAAAGGAAGCAAGTGTTACAACAAATTTATTATAACTATGTTAATTTATTCGAAATATTTCACAACGCTATCGAGTCACAGTGACCAATTTCCTTTTCGAACCATTGACTGTATGGAATGTGCATAGCGCTGATGAAGTTAACACTTACGCTCCCTCTCTCTTATACTTAAATGAGCATTACATAAGAGCCTAAAACACTTCGACATTTAGCaaccttatttatttaagtGGACTTACCACTTGGCAGTGACTGCTATCTATACTCCAAAACCTCCTTTTCTTTCCATTTACAATATCTGCCATGCGTTTTGATAACAGCGGACTTACAAAAGAAACTTGAAGGTGATCAAAATTCGTTTGGATgaaattatgaaaatatttataagCAAATATATCTGTATCATTaataaaaattacatcacatatGGTCCCATTCCCCATAATCCAGTTCTGATTCATTGACCTATAACTTTCTGTTGGTagataaaataaacattttgttgACGCAAGCATGATGTATGCAAAAAAAGTGAAACCAAATTTAAGAACACGGGGTCCTTTCCTCTTCATTTCATCACTTTTCAGAATAAGTTTGATTATATAAACTACatcatttaataattattttctcatcATTCTCCATGTATCAGATATCTCAATTATTAACTCAGCTACCGTACGTTTATTTAGCTTATATCATCCTTCCTGCTCTTCTCATTTTGATTGGTGATAtgcttttttagaaatatttactATGCTGAAACAAAAAGCATTCattgtttttagaaaaacataATACAAAGCTGATAAGAAAACAGATAGACAGACAGCCATTTTAAAAGGCCAACTAGTTAGTTATATTACTAGTTAGTTATATTAGGATATTATAAAATCTTCTTATCCGTCCTACAGACTTTCCACAAATTAAAATACCATTGTTATTGCAGTCGTTTCATTTACTTAGGTGCCAGGAAAAGAATTTCCGTACAACCAGCTTTCGGTTGGATTAGCAAGAAAATGCAATGTATTTACATTGGTAAGTGTTAATTGTGCTTTCGTACGCTTAAAGCGAACTAGACAGGAAGTTcatatattaaaacaaaaacaaaaatgacctAACAGGTTTTTGCGTCCGTGAAACAAGTAATTGCGAAGGATGTTTCACTTTTCAAAACGAGCAAAAGTTCTTTTTTGTAAAACTGTAACATTTTTCCACCCCGACCCTGCTCCCTTTAAGTCTTTCCAGGCTGCTTTCTTTCCATCTTTCACACATGCGCCCTGTGACGCCGCTCCTAAGAAAGTAATAGAAAATAGTCGTTGTTATAAgaagaagataaaaataaaacacttcATGAAAACTTACTAACAACGAACTTTTGAAAAAGACAGATGTCCTAGTTtcattacaaaataaaacaatattttttcttaatctgAACTCTTATCATTTCGAAGTGCCTAATTCCAATTTTTATTATCGACTGTTACGATCGTTATTAAAGATActtaaatagaagaaaaaacgAGTTCTTAATTATTAACTTTCGCACCTAAGGAGTAAAAAGCAAGTAGACAATAATAGATATATATTTGGATTATTTAGAGTTATTATGAAAatgtattaattatttttttcattacttCATCCGTATAATTATATAGAGGGAAATTTTAAACTTCCATATTGCACCAGCTGAACCTTAGCgtcttatttttgtttattttttttgtttatttttttattttcgtttatttttgtttatttttgtttattttttgttcatttttgtttatttttgtttatttttgttaattgtatgttttatttatttattttttatctctcGAATCTGTAGTTTTGAGAATTTTAAACATCGAACTTAGATAACCAAAATAGATTAAAATCAtagaaattattaattttactcAATGGTTATTTTTTCATAACatacttttttatacaaaatacaTTGTCTATGTAATTAAAAAGGTTGCTTTAAACGTGACTTCAAATTATTCGTGCAAATAACAGCACAGTGTACATTTTTGTACGGTACACCAAAATTGTTATTGCAGTCGTCGAATGTAGTGTTGTTTCACATAACGATGAGTAATATTACATCTACATATTGCTAAAAATGTATTTACAGTTAAAACATATCaaagtaaatgaaaaaaaaatatttttaacttgcTTTACCctccaaggaataaaaaaaggtaATGTCTAGTACTGGTACGGCAGCCTCGTCCTCAAGGTCATGTGGCCCCTGAGatgttattacggagtggccaacatCCTTTCCGCCGCTATCAACCTAattaacaaggcaaaatgctctggaaacgaggttgctgATACGGCAGATTTGCAAGTcactaaaatctgtaataaCTTTTGTTTCGTTGCCCGTAAACACataatgacttattttaatCAACCAACCAAACGATAACAAACAAACATGAAAGTCAGTCAAGCATACAAGTCGTTGTGAAAAAATTATCCCCACATAGATATCAGAATTTTAACTTTTACGCTCATGcttctaaaatatattttttcttcaaaaaatattgtatCTGTAGTCAAAGTAATATCGGCACTTTATTTCTTCTCTACActattatatatgtatattttctCGCatctaaaattgtttttttcctaACCTCGCCCACAGCTTTTTAAAAGCGCTGCGAATTTTTAATAACATCCTCGGTGTTTAacctaaaaaaaatgtaaatttaaaaagtccGGAAAGATACTGTTTTTAATACAGCTAAATTCGATAATTCAGCAGTCTGGAAACACATGTTTGTTTATAAGGTACTGCGTGGCAACTGTGGAGAGACAGGGGAAATAATTTACAAGTAGTTCCCTTATCGTAAAATATAGGTATAGGCGTCGGACTATAAGCAGGAAGTACTTGAAGAgttattcttttaatttttttgaaaaatctttttttcggGATATAGGGCTTAAAATTCTCGCTAATTAtgctaattatgcaaaattttgacatctttaaaaagatttaatcattcataattataataataataccaaATTGAGTggcttatagcatttataattCTATATGCCTCAGGAAAACTGTAAAATGCAACACCTTATTAAAAGCTACTTGATgatgtcatgcataattagtggaacaagatctttaaaaaacattatagacgacttaaaaaaatttatagacAACTTTTTAAGCTTTCTCATATAAAAATTCACTTGTTTCAATTTGCGAGGTAAGTTTTAGCTACATTCGAGGTAACTTTTTTCAAAATCATGTTTCTATATTCATGTGTGAAAGTAAGCATGGTGAAAAACTTTGAGGCTTTTACATGAGaatcaaaaataacaaattttaattttctgattCATATTTGAagcaaaaaaggttaaaaatacaAATGAATAATTTTATCACTTTTAGCATCCTTTTTTATAACAGTCTAATTAGGTAGCGGACATTTCTAATTTTTCGAATAATTTGACCAAAACATTTAGCATGTCGAGTATTTTTTGTGGCAattctttttgttaaaaaacccATTAGTTTGTATTTTTAGACTTATTTTTGCCAAAACTAGTATttgatatgttaaaaaattaaatatttcccaCTGTCATATTTAGCATGGTATTTTGTTCCCCAATTATTTGTCGAATCAAAACGTTCTATCACATTCGACAAAGTTATTTTAACAATATCTTGTCAATATCATGACAAGAAAAATGGAGACAGGATGAACAGTAGGGAAACAGCTGATCAGGATTTAACAAAGATATAAAGTAAAGTAGTGGTCGTTTATTTGTTTTGCGCATTAAGGAGAAAAGTTTAGCCCTGAATGTAAAGGACATAAGTACCTTTGAAATCCTTCTCACAGCTGGATATTCTCATCAAaaccattctcgaccccagagctctttgagatagagtttatctcaaagagctctggggtgaGAATGCATTAAAACAGCAGAAATTGTAGTTATCTAATGAGTTTCCCTTCTTTTCAACCTTTCTTATTTTTGTCATGCAATTacagttttttttcaacctcgctctttattcttttttgatATAAGGACTGTCTTGCCGaccttatatcaaaaagagaaaaaagagccCTGAGATCGAGGTTGTATTTCTTGTACTAATATTTTGCGCAATGAAACCCTGACCTGCTGATGTATACACATCGTGTAACTTGTAATGAAATGAGTCATTTTCCAAAAATAGTTCTATGGAATCTTAAACAATTAATTCTTGAAATACAATTTTTCTCAATTATAACCTCTTTTCGTATCTTCCTATATCTACGGTTGTACTTACTATAAATATACCAGCATTTATATGTTTCCATGACAACAAATTTTAGCGGCACTCAACTTCTCGTTGCACTTTCTTAAAAGAAAACGATAACACATTCTCGTATTCACTCAaacgttttcttttaaaaataacattactGATAATATTACTACACTATCTTTCAAACTCGGGttatattgtaaaaaatatatagtaataaataatttagtatcaaaaaacaaaaacttttttgtaaatgaaatataaaaagaataaggagtaaattaaatattataaTATACATATTTCTCTTTTCCATTTTTTAGGATTCATTGTatgttgaaataatttttgggtaaaatgaACCGACTacagtttttctttaaaaaaattagtttaaaatATG
It includes:
- the LOC130612343 gene encoding glutamate receptor ionotropic, NMDA 3A-like — its product is MKRKGPRVLKFGFTFFAYIMLASTKCLFYLPTESYRSMNQNWIMGNGTICDVIFINDTDIFAYKYFHNFIQTNFDHLQVSFVSPLLSKRMADIVNGKKRRFWSIDSSHCQVDDFVSDDVIVCNRNYAKAIIQLTKLFHTKQAALISSANICQNITANEILKSFNNHNGRHGIQNITHYETQEIHNPVKLRRMFYDLKSREVSVVILLVDKVASDLIFEMAENYGMTSYDTVWLTVEYSHYLKLGKDNIPWQIIDFHQSKHASWQSDILEETVEAIASFINENNVTNTINNSSTETALTRKLKRNLYQINCINEQHKIDIFARNITLMPLLTWTKVFSWSNNHELKMYAEASLLVRMIKTPSKSIRLKVVTIMDSPFTIHANHLFNGKTCDHGVLCKRSVLGLSESDPDKWEPTCCIGFLMDLLTIVSNDLQFIPDVYIVEDGYYGGKDKSTGKWNGLVQDVLLEKADIAVAALTPTADRSEVVDFCEPYMRVDLVVMISTLNNKLAFINWEFLSPLSHDLRIWILCTFIIGTVLIYILENQHLVLKRITDKSVHPDYPWREGFSYFSGLTFQRDLGGKNPRRPGARVTAVAFAFGMVIIMTTYTAVLTASKVSQESKNPFFGFKDDRIRHPSSEFEYATVAHTSIESYFKNSDDEVHQRMYQFMLLYNVNKTTEGIELVQRGNLKAFIHESPLLTYHMSKQSECNLKIYGEPIPQGGYAFSVSKNSQWKHLISQSVLKYKEKEIVNEIYKKWFPTSCSQNASATLTYSEVEINYFGGLIFLLGVCLLLTVALLGVEHFCHRHHRRVINPIQDKVLVWRETKAAGRRNALIDPNDISKLQKLQQKQAEEGGDSDSSSDSVISEGEEELIRMRMASMRRGSRSVNMSTNHSVKSSDDSMNSVSLFRSKQSGSVGTFALRSKRTLHSTVEVSENESSESKESPFRELESDHKLKDHVIRIDHGLSSDCDSNFERSETGENISMTSTLSKEDENVEKTHFENTDDDNSKVEALANADSSKCRNNNNEIHNDKNGNIDNENDSDKDGNNNNEYEINNDRKSNDDNENEINNEIDNDRNNNNNDNDDDDDENKNRNTNDGNRNNNKVKNDSKNDNKNDKDKHDNNNSSDKSNDDHTKNDNQDVHNKCNDSNDENQNNGCTHHKRSNCSIDDDVSNINSSKNDVTNINGDGGGVDDANSVNITENKTVQNMESIIPNPLQTTTLENIDKILNNNKANGILHVNMDVGSEEI